Proteins encoded by one window of Chromobacterium violaceum ATCC 12472:
- the cas6f gene encoding type I-F CRISPR-associated endoribonuclease Cas6/Csy4 gives MDHYLDIRLLPDADFGPPVLMNALYAKLHRALAAQQRQDIGVSFPGYDPAPSSHDGKPLPPTLGLTLRLHGSAAALDGLMARRWLSGFADHAIVGDIRPVPAGASAVSVRRRQAKSSPARARDRLMRRQGISAEEARRRIPDETAQRLNLPYLTVDSASTGQCFRLFVEQQAAPSIAAGSFNAYGLSAAAALPAW, from the coding sequence ATGGACCACTACCTCGACATCCGCCTGCTGCCGGACGCCGATTTCGGCCCGCCGGTGCTGATGAACGCGCTGTACGCCAAGCTGCACCGCGCGCTGGCTGCCCAGCAAAGGCAGGATATCGGCGTCAGCTTTCCCGGCTACGATCCGGCGCCGAGCAGCCACGACGGCAAGCCGCTGCCGCCCACGCTGGGCCTGACGCTGCGGCTGCATGGCAGCGCGGCGGCGCTGGATGGCCTGATGGCGCGCCGTTGGCTCAGCGGCTTCGCCGACCACGCCATCGTCGGCGACATCCGCCCCGTCCCCGCCGGCGCAAGCGCGGTCAGCGTGCGCCGCCGCCAGGCCAAGAGCAGCCCCGCGCGCGCGCGCGACAGGCTGATGCGCCGCCAGGGCATCAGCGCGGAAGAAGCGCGCCGGCGGATACCGGACGAAACGGCGCAGCGGCTGAACCTGCCCTACCTCACCGTAGACAGCGCCAGCACCGGCCAATGCTTCCGGCTGTTCGTCGAGCAACAGGCCGCGCCAAGCATCGCCGCGGGCAGCTTCAATGCCTACGGCCTCAGCGCCGCCGCCGCCCTGCCGGCTTGGTAG
- the csy3 gene encoding type I-F CRISPR-associated protein Csy3, whose amino-acid sequence MSKLENPSVLAFERKLDPSDALFYAGNWDARDASQTWPHIAIQEKSVRGTISNRLKTKDQDPAKLDAAIESPNLQTVDVAALPHDADTLKASFTLRVLAGAGAPSACNSAAYRAKLLVTVSAYARDIGFGELARRYAHNLANGRFLWRNRVGAEQVEVRIQRLADGQEQAGWTFDAQALRLRDFAASGQAASDLDAVAKLIAAGLNGEQHVLLRVTAFVRIGAGQEVFPSQELILDRQRGDKSKTLYAVKQKDGDIAAIHSQKIGNAIRTIDTWYPEADDNGPIAIEPYGSVTTQGKAYRQPKQKQDFYNLLDNWVLKDEAPPLEQQHFVIATLIRGGVFGEAG is encoded by the coding sequence ATGAGCAAGCTGGAAAATCCGTCCGTCCTCGCCTTCGAACGCAAGCTGGATCCGTCCGACGCCTTGTTCTACGCCGGAAACTGGGATGCCCGCGACGCCAGCCAGACCTGGCCGCACATCGCCATTCAGGAAAAATCGGTGCGCGGCACCATCTCCAACCGCCTGAAAACCAAAGACCAGGACCCGGCCAAGCTGGACGCCGCCATCGAAAGCCCCAACCTGCAGACAGTGGACGTGGCCGCGCTGCCGCACGACGCCGACACGCTGAAAGCCAGCTTCACCCTGCGCGTGCTGGCCGGCGCCGGCGCGCCGTCCGCCTGCAACAGCGCCGCCTACCGCGCCAAGCTGCTGGTCACCGTCAGCGCTTATGCCCGGGATATCGGCTTTGGCGAACTGGCGCGCCGCTACGCTCACAATCTGGCCAATGGCCGCTTCCTGTGGCGCAACCGCGTCGGCGCGGAACAGGTGGAAGTGCGGATTCAGCGGTTGGCGGATGGCCAGGAGCAAGCTGGCTGGACCTTCGACGCGCAGGCTCTCCGCCTGCGCGACTTCGCCGCCTCCGGACAGGCCGCCAGTGATCTGGACGCGGTGGCCAAGCTGATCGCAGCAGGCCTGAATGGCGAGCAGCATGTGCTGCTGCGCGTCACCGCCTTCGTCCGCATCGGCGCCGGCCAGGAAGTGTTCCCGTCGCAAGAGTTGATTCTGGACCGCCAGCGCGGCGACAAGAGCAAAACCCTGTACGCGGTGAAGCAGAAAGACGGCGATATCGCCGCCATCCACTCGCAGAAGATAGGCAACGCCATCCGCACCATAGACACCTGGTATCCCGAAGCCGACGACAACGGCCCCATCGCCATCGAACCCTACGGCTCGGTCACCACCCAGGGCAAAGCCTACCGGCAACCCAAGCAGAAGCAAGACTTCTATAACCTCCTGGACAACTGGGTGCTGAAAGACGAAGCCCCGCCCCTGGAGCAACAGCACTTCGTCATTGCCACGCTGATACGCGGCGGCGTCTTCGGCGAGGCCGGCTGA
- the csy2 gene encoding type I-F CRISPR-associated protein Csy2 encodes MPINPRSLAQGLLILPRLRVQNANALSSPHTWGFPALSAFTGLMTALERKLGADSELAFHGVGVICHGYQAHTNGDYIQRFNLSRNPVDKDGGTAAIVEEGRIHLDLTLVFGVSGNALAQNDDALAERAAAISRALETMRVAGGTLIPPPAGHYAPKPQLITLPEGEDERAARFRALRRRWLPGFALVARDDLLSGHHARLRETAPGATLLDAWLDKSRLNHWPEAGDGGQTIWRHSRQQGEGWIVPIPVGYGALSELYPAGSVANARDAAAPFRFVESLYSLGEWISPHRLQDAADLLWYPAYDAELGVYRCRNDYQPPSPSTQNDLGVEA; translated from the coding sequence ATGCCGATTAATCCCCGCTCTCTCGCCCAAGGCCTGCTGATTCTGCCCCGGCTGCGCGTGCAGAACGCCAACGCCCTCTCCAGCCCGCACACCTGGGGCTTTCCCGCGTTGTCGGCCTTCACCGGCCTGATGACGGCGCTGGAGCGCAAGCTGGGCGCGGACAGCGAGCTGGCATTCCACGGCGTCGGCGTCATCTGCCACGGCTACCAGGCCCACACCAACGGCGACTACATCCAGCGCTTCAATCTCAGCCGCAATCCGGTGGACAAGGATGGCGGCACGGCCGCCATCGTCGAGGAAGGACGCATCCACCTCGACCTCACCCTGGTCTTCGGCGTAAGCGGCAACGCGCTGGCGCAAAACGACGACGCGCTGGCGGAGCGAGCCGCCGCAATCAGCCGCGCGCTGGAAACCATGCGCGTGGCGGGCGGCACGCTGATTCCGCCCCCCGCCGGCCATTACGCGCCCAAGCCGCAATTGATCACCCTGCCGGAAGGCGAGGACGAACGCGCCGCGCGATTCCGCGCCCTGCGCCGCCGCTGGCTGCCCGGCTTTGCGCTGGTGGCCCGCGACGACCTGCTGAGCGGCCACCATGCCAGGCTGCGCGAGACAGCGCCCGGCGCCACGCTGCTGGACGCCTGGCTGGACAAATCCCGCCTCAACCACTGGCCGGAAGCCGGCGATGGCGGCCAAACCATCTGGCGGCACTCGCGCCAGCAGGGCGAAGGCTGGATCGTGCCCATCCCTGTGGGCTATGGCGCGCTCTCCGAACTTTACCCTGCCGGCAGCGTGGCCAACGCGCGAGACGCCGCCGCGCCGTTCCGCTTTGTGGAAAGCCTGTACTCGCTGGGCGAATGGATCAGCCCGCACCGCCTGCAGGATGCCGCCGATCTGCTGTGGTACCCCGCCTACGATGCCGAACTTGGCGTCTACCGCTGCCGCAACGATTACCAACCCCCCTCCCCCTCCACTCAAAACGATTTGGGAGTTGAAGCATGA
- the csy1 gene encoding type I-F CRISPR-associated protein Csy1, translated as MNEHNPRARGLQTLIQDFIQQRLSDKLDKLADDDPKRAELRAQYRPQAWLADAARRAGQLQLVTHPVKASHPDARGSSLFVTPESLPPRPEAGSHHLASAASDVVGNAAALDVYKFLKLEHEGHTLLALLRAGDPDLLAALSDDAEQAAAWRDAFCAIAEPSGGPASHTRAKQIYWPVPPESGLPANPHDDSHYHLLAPLYSSSLSHWLYQRIQRDRFGEEAKAARQARRDRVDHPRGYSDYPLLAEEKKGGTKPQNISQLNSERKGSSYLLASLPPLWDNSDLRPLYRLDSVFSRFGRRKTVRETIRELKQWLAKLNPEATPPDQAKPGNRHVRNRRDAYLEQIFEELLQFGAAYANQLPRGWTADSECRLPLEEQCWLDPRRADSDEDFNRHFQFQDWPRQLTESFARWLNGQLGGDRLQLAEAEFHHWRRELAHDIDWQRQQDNKLREQNTRLLPAGHNPGGQNAD; from the coding sequence ATGAACGAGCACAATCCACGAGCAAGGGGACTACAAACCCTTATTCAGGACTTCATCCAGCAACGCCTCTCCGACAAGCTGGACAAGCTGGCCGACGACGATCCCAAACGCGCCGAGCTGCGCGCGCAATACCGGCCGCAAGCCTGGCTGGCCGATGCCGCCCGCCGCGCCGGCCAGCTGCAGCTGGTCACCCACCCGGTCAAGGCCAGCCATCCGGATGCGCGCGGCAGCAGCCTGTTCGTGACGCCGGAATCGCTGCCGCCCCGGCCAGAGGCGGGCAGCCACCACCTGGCTTCCGCCGCCAGCGATGTGGTGGGCAATGCCGCCGCGCTGGACGTCTACAAATTCCTGAAGCTGGAACACGAAGGACACACCCTGCTGGCGCTGCTGCGCGCCGGCGATCCGGACCTGCTGGCGGCGCTGAGCGACGACGCGGAGCAAGCCGCCGCCTGGCGCGACGCCTTCTGCGCCATCGCCGAACCCAGCGGCGGCCCGGCCAGCCACACCCGCGCCAAGCAGATCTACTGGCCGGTTCCCCCCGAGTCCGGCCTTCCAGCCAACCCGCACGACGACAGCCACTACCATCTGCTCGCCCCGCTCTACTCCAGCTCGCTGTCGCACTGGCTGTACCAGCGCATCCAGCGGGACCGTTTCGGCGAGGAAGCCAAGGCGGCGCGGCAGGCGCGGCGCGACCGCGTCGACCACCCGCGCGGCTACAGCGACTACCCGCTGCTGGCGGAGGAGAAGAAAGGCGGCACCAAGCCGCAGAACATTTCCCAGCTCAACAGCGAACGCAAGGGCAGCAGCTACTTGCTGGCCTCGCTGCCGCCGCTGTGGGACAACAGCGACCTGCGCCCGCTCTATCGCCTCGACAGCGTTTTTTCCCGCTTCGGCCGCCGTAAGACGGTGAGGGAAACCATTCGCGAGCTGAAGCAATGGCTGGCCAAGCTCAACCCGGAAGCCACGCCGCCGGACCAAGCCAAGCCCGGCAACAGGCATGTCCGCAATCGCCGCGACGCTTATCTGGAACAGATTTTCGAGGAACTGCTGCAATTCGGCGCGGCCTACGCCAACCAGCTGCCGCGCGGCTGGACAGCCGACAGCGAATGCCGGCTGCCGCTGGAGGAGCAGTGCTGGCTGGACCCGCGCCGCGCCGACAGCGATGAAGACTTCAACCGGCATTTCCAGTTTCAGGACTGGCCGCGGCAACTGACGGAAAGCTTCGCGCGCTGGCTGAACGGCCAGCTCGGCGGCGACAGGCTGCAGTTGGCGGAGGCGGAATTCCACCACTGGCGGCGCGAGCTGGCGCACGACATCGACTGGCAGCGCCAGCAGGACAATAAGCTGCGCGAGCAAAACACCCGCTTGCTGCCCGCTGGACATAATCCGGGAGGCCAAAATGCCGATTAA
- the cas3f gene encoding type I-F CRISPR-associated helicase Cas3f, with product MNILLISQCDKRALTETRRILDQFAERRGDRVWQTPITQAGLDTLRRLLRKTARKNTSVACHWIRGRDHSELLWIVGDARRFNLQGAVPTNATQRDVLRADDENDWLSGEDIRLISGLAALLHDLGKACSAFQVRLRPNGPAGANLYRHEWVSLRLFQAFVGDDDDAGWLSRLQDPAKIDGASWIKRLKARKLRDGLDADARHAKPFAPGALPPLAAALCWLVLSHHRLPQQAGDITALRMQSGLAELDAGWNQPLSEAGRREIETYWTFPYGLPCDDALWRDRTAALANELLKRQPGQPAPWLDNAYLMHISRLLLMLADHHFSSQTVKQRWQREDEDRIAFANTLKNDPQRRFNQTLPEHLTGVARHALAAARALPGLARELPALGMHKALRQRSADPRFRWQDKAFDLAAGIRDKAAAHGAFIVNLASTGCGKTLANARLLYALANPAAGLRCAYALGLRALTLQTGLALRDRLRLDDGDLAIRVGGAASRELFEHYANAAEQSGSESSQALLDEDSHIRFDGNPDHPLLQKLSHDPRFNALLAAPVLVCTVDHLTPATESARGGRQIAPMLRLMSSDIVLDEIDDYSMEDLPALTRLVHWAGLLGSRVLLSSATLPPALVSCLFDAYLAGRRHYQANRGQPGLPLNVCCLWVDENDARAADCAEAAAFAAAHLDFARPRAQWLAKQPPRRAAELLPLSGLPRHGNASFYPALAERLREGALRLHRLNAETDPASGKRVSVGLIRIANIDKLYQLAQSFYALGRLDGVQIHLCVYHAQYPLLLRSAIERRLDAALSRHDRQALFRLPDIRQRLDANPAADQLFIALSSPVSEVGRDHCYSWAIAEPSSMRSLIQLTGRVRRHWTEPYAPLNLLILQQNIKSWLEPDKAAYLRPGFETEREYRLDSHDLAQLLREDEYRHPDARPRLLPSAALQPKTRLADLEHVRLNAELNGDRPQDAQARLCAASCWQIKHAMLHAGLLRRQPFRDSQNREEREMMLLPNEEEDDFNLVWLAEGDKRYQKNERPSDYLMHRISDEALFRADGISPWSNESYLNELERLAAELELPLADCARRFGCVSLPFDQNHHQGWRFHPALGFCKV from the coding sequence ATGAACATCCTGCTGATCTCGCAATGCGACAAGCGGGCGCTGACTGAAACCCGCCGCATCCTGGACCAGTTCGCCGAGCGCCGCGGCGACCGCGTCTGGCAAACGCCCATCACTCAGGCTGGACTGGACACGCTGCGCCGCCTGCTGCGCAAGACCGCGCGCAAGAACACCTCCGTCGCCTGCCACTGGATACGAGGACGCGACCACAGCGAGCTGTTGTGGATAGTCGGCGACGCCCGCCGCTTCAATCTCCAAGGCGCGGTGCCCACCAACGCCACCCAGCGCGATGTGCTGCGGGCCGATGACGAGAACGACTGGCTCAGCGGCGAGGACATCCGTCTGATCTCCGGCCTGGCTGCGCTGCTGCACGATCTGGGCAAGGCCTGCTCGGCATTCCAGGTCCGGCTGCGTCCAAATGGCCCGGCCGGGGCCAACCTCTATCGCCATGAATGGGTATCGCTGCGGCTGTTTCAGGCGTTTGTAGGCGACGACGACGATGCCGGCTGGTTGTCACGGTTGCAGGATCCGGCAAAGATCGACGGCGCAAGCTGGATCAAGCGGCTGAAGGCGCGCAAGCTGCGCGACGGCCTGGACGCGGATGCCCGCCATGCCAAACCGTTCGCTCCCGGCGCGCTGCCGCCGCTGGCCGCAGCGCTCTGCTGGCTGGTGCTCAGCCATCACAGGCTGCCGCAACAGGCCGGCGACATCACCGCCCTGCGCATGCAAAGCGGTCTGGCCGAGCTGGATGCCGGCTGGAACCAACCCTTGTCGGAGGCAGGTCGCCGCGAAATCGAAACTTACTGGACCTTTCCCTACGGCCTGCCATGCGACGACGCGCTATGGCGCGACAGAACAGCGGCGCTGGCAAACGAACTGCTCAAGCGCCAGCCCGGCCAGCCGGCGCCATGGCTGGACAACGCCTACCTGATGCACATCTCCCGACTGCTGCTGATGCTGGCCGACCACCATTTTTCCAGCCAGACCGTAAAACAGCGCTGGCAACGCGAAGACGAGGACCGCATCGCCTTCGCCAATACGCTGAAAAACGATCCGCAGCGCCGCTTCAACCAAACGCTGCCCGAACACCTGACAGGCGTGGCCCGCCACGCTTTGGCCGCTGCCCGCGCCCTGCCCGGCCTCGCGCGCGAACTGCCCGCGCTGGGGATGCACAAGGCGCTGCGGCAACGCAGCGCCGATCCTCGTTTCCGCTGGCAGGACAAGGCATTCGATCTGGCGGCGGGCATCCGCGACAAGGCCGCCGCCCACGGCGCCTTCATCGTCAACCTGGCCTCCACCGGCTGCGGCAAAACCCTTGCCAATGCCCGCCTGCTCTACGCGCTGGCCAACCCTGCCGCCGGCTTGCGCTGCGCCTATGCGCTGGGCCTGCGCGCGCTGACGCTGCAAACCGGCCTCGCGCTGCGCGACCGCCTGCGGCTGGATGACGGCGACCTCGCCATACGCGTCGGCGGCGCGGCCAGCCGCGAACTGTTCGAGCACTATGCGAATGCGGCGGAGCAAAGCGGTTCGGAATCCAGCCAAGCGCTGCTGGACGAGGATAGCCATATCCGCTTCGACGGCAATCCCGACCATCCGCTGCTGCAAAAGCTCAGCCACGATCCGCGCTTCAACGCGCTGCTGGCGGCGCCGGTCCTGGTTTGTACTGTCGATCATCTGACGCCGGCCACGGAAAGCGCGCGCGGCGGGCGGCAGATCGCGCCAATGCTGCGCTTGATGAGCTCCGACATCGTGCTGGACGAAATAGACGACTACTCGATGGAAGATCTACCCGCGCTGACGCGTCTGGTTCATTGGGCCGGCCTGTTGGGCAGCCGCGTGCTGTTGTCCTCCGCCACGCTGCCGCCGGCGCTGGTGAGCTGCCTGTTCGACGCCTACCTGGCCGGCCGCCGCCACTACCAGGCCAACCGCGGCCAACCCGGCTTGCCGCTGAACGTCTGCTGCCTGTGGGTGGACGAAAACGACGCCCGCGCCGCCGATTGCGCCGAGGCCGCCGCCTTTGCCGCCGCCCATCTGGATTTCGCCCGGCCGCGCGCGCAATGGCTGGCCAAACAGCCGCCGCGCCGCGCCGCCGAACTGCTGCCCCTGTCCGGCCTGCCGCGGCATGGCAACGCCAGCTTCTACCCGGCGCTGGCCGAACGCCTGCGCGAGGGCGCGCTGCGCCTGCACCGGCTGAATGCGGAAACCGATCCGGCCAGCGGCAAGCGCGTCAGCGTCGGGCTGATCCGTATCGCCAACATCGACAAGCTCTACCAACTGGCCCAGTCGTTCTACGCGCTGGGCCGGCTGGATGGCGTGCAGATCCACCTCTGCGTCTACCACGCGCAATACCCGCTGCTCCTGCGCTCCGCCATTGAGCGGCGGCTGGACGCCGCGCTGTCCCGCCACGACAGGCAAGCGCTGTTCCGGCTCCCCGACATCCGCCAGCGCCTGGACGCCAACCCGGCTGCGGACCAGCTGTTCATCGCGCTGTCGTCGCCGGTCAGCGAGGTGGGAAGAGACCACTGCTATTCATGGGCGATAGCCGAGCCCTCATCCATGCGTTCGCTGATTCAACTGACCGGCCGGGTCCGGCGGCATTGGACCGAACCCTACGCGCCGCTCAACCTTTTGATCCTGCAACAGAATATCAAGAGCTGGCTGGAACCGGACAAGGCAGCCTATCTCCGGCCCGGCTTCGAAACCGAAAGGGAATACCGGCTGGACAGCCACGACCTGGCGCAGCTGCTGCGCGAGGACGAATACCGCCATCCGGACGCCCGCCCGCGGCTGCTGCCGAGCGCCGCGCTCCAGCCCAAGACCCGCCTGGCCGATCTGGAACATGTTCGGCTGAACGCCGAGCTCAACGGCGACAGGCCACAAGACGCCCAGGCCAGGCTATGCGCCGCCAGCTGCTGGCAAATCAAACACGCGATGCTGCATGCCGGCCTGCTGCGCCGCCAACCCTTCCGCGACAGCCAAAACCGGGAAGAGCGCGAAATGATGCTGCTGCCCAATGAGGAAGAGGACGATTTCAACTTGGTCTGGCTGGCGGAAGGAGACAAGCGCTACCAGAAAAACGAACGGCCCAGCGATTACCTGATGCATCGGATAAGCGACGAGGCGCTGTTCCGCGCGGACGGCATCTCGCCCTGGAGCAACGAGAGCTACCTCAATGAACTGGAACGGCTGGCCGCGGAGCTTGAGCTGCCGCTGGCCGACTGCGCGCGGCGTTTCGGCTGCGTGTCGCTGCCGTTTGACCAGAACCATCACCAGGGCTGGCGCTTTCACCCTGCGCTGGGGTTCTGCAAGGTGTGA
- the cas1f gene encoding type I-F CRISPR-associated endonuclease Cas1f — translation MSEPFTPGDLKTILHSKRANLYYLEHCRVLVNGGRVEYVTDAGKQSLYWNIPIANTTTLLLGTGTSVTQAAMRELAKAGVMVGFCGGGGTPLFSAGEVEMEVAWQSPQSEYRPTEYLQWWARFWFDDDKRLQAAKQLQQARLARIRAQWLDNRQLREAGFEIEPSRLTQLLDASLASLERAPDHTALLTEEARLSKQLFRLAAQATAYGEFTRAKRGGGVDPANRFLDHGNYLAYGLGATAAWVLGLPHSLAILHGKTRRGGLVFDAADLVKDAAILPQAFVSAMKGDDEQTFRQQCIEQLARGEALDFMIDQLQRIAEQLGRDG, via the coding sequence ATGAGCGAGCCATTCACCCCTGGCGATCTGAAAACCATCCTTCACTCCAAGCGAGCCAACCTCTACTACCTGGAACACTGCCGGGTGCTGGTCAACGGCGGCCGCGTCGAATACGTCACCGATGCCGGCAAGCAATCGCTGTATTGGAACATTCCCATCGCCAACACCACCACCCTGTTGCTGGGCACCGGCACCTCCGTTACCCAGGCGGCGATGCGCGAACTGGCCAAGGCCGGCGTGATGGTGGGATTCTGCGGCGGAGGCGGCACGCCGCTGTTCAGCGCCGGAGAAGTAGAAATGGAAGTGGCCTGGCAGTCGCCGCAAAGCGAATACCGCCCCACCGAATACCTTCAATGGTGGGCTCGCTTCTGGTTCGACGACGACAAACGGCTGCAAGCCGCCAAACAATTGCAGCAAGCGCGGCTTGCCCGCATCCGCGCGCAATGGCTGGACAACCGCCAGTTGCGCGAGGCCGGCTTTGAAATCGAACCCTCCCGGCTGACACAGCTGCTCGACGCCAGCCTCGCCTCGCTGGAGCGCGCGCCGGACCATACCGCCCTGCTGACGGAAGAGGCCCGCTTGTCCAAACAGCTGTTCCGGCTGGCGGCGCAAGCCACCGCTTATGGCGAATTCACGCGCGCCAAGCGCGGCGGCGGCGTGGATCCAGCCAACCGTTTTCTGGACCACGGCAACTACCTGGCCTACGGCCTCGGCGCCACCGCCGCCTGGGTGTTGGGGTTGCCGCACAGCCTGGCTATCCTGCACGGCAAAACCCGCCGCGGCGGCCTGGTGTTCGACGCCGCGGACTTGGTCAAAGACGCAGCCATCCTGCCGCAAGCCTTCGTCAGCGCGATGAAGGGCGACGACGAACAAACCTTCCGCCAACAATGCATCGAACAGCTGGCGCGCGGCGAGGCGCTGGACTTCATGATCGATCAGCTTCAGCGCATCGCGGAGCAACTGGGGCGGGATGGATGA
- a CDS encoding HDOD domain-containing protein has product MLSRHQRGWGVEQWAAYLKDRDIPVLSATRDVFQTLKSQGKDAPEFSPREMVDFVHDDPYLALKLLIEAERHRSRRLGKETTTQLGTILQLGSDELYSLIAGSPVVNVDHSGWKAAVSTAVMASSIARAWSNLRADASPEEISLATLLSETGELLLWHFAPELPTEAIAEFESGRASRTGLAQLNTAGFTFRQLTLVLSDVWQLPQMISQLIRGVDRPRTHIAQIAIDCARHLTQNPDNPALPSDIGNIAQYIPGVSKEKLVSVLPISDEQRAHVLAGLQT; this is encoded by the coding sequence ATGTTGAGCCGGCACCAGCGAGGCTGGGGTGTTGAACAGTGGGCGGCCTATCTGAAAGACAGGGACATCCCGGTTTTATCGGCGACCCGGGATGTTTTCCAGACGCTCAAGTCGCAAGGCAAGGACGCGCCGGAATTCTCGCCGCGGGAAATGGTCGATTTCGTCCATGACGATCCTTATCTGGCGCTCAAATTGCTGATAGAGGCCGAACGGCACCGCTCCAGGCGGCTGGGCAAGGAAACCACCACCCAGCTGGGCACCATACTTCAGCTGGGCAGCGATGAATTGTATTCGCTGATCGCGGGAAGCCCGGTGGTGAATGTCGATCATTCGGGCTGGAAAGCGGCGGTATCCACCGCCGTCATGGCGTCCAGCATCGCGCGCGCCTGGTCGAATTTGCGCGCCGACGCCTCCCCCGAGGAAATTTCCCTGGCCACCCTGCTTTCCGAAACCGGTGAATTGCTGCTCTGGCATTTCGCCCCGGAACTGCCGACCGAGGCGATCGCGGAATTCGAATCCGGACGCGCCAGCCGCACCGGCCTCGCCCAATTGAACACCGCCGGATTCACCTTCCGGCAATTGACGCTGGTTTTATCCGATGTCTGGCAATTGCCGCAAATGATCAGCCAACTGATACGGGGCGTCGACAGGCCGCGCACCCATATCGCGCAAATCGCCATCGACTGCGCCCGCCATCTGACGCAAAACCCCGACAATCCGGCGCTGCCTTCCGACATCGGCAATATCGCCCAATACATCCCGGGCGTCTCCAAGGAAAAACTGGTCTCCGTCCTGCCGATTTCCGATGAGCAGAGGGCCCATGTTCTTGCGGGCCTGCAAACATAA